In the genome of uncultured Celeribacter sp., the window CGCAGCGTCGAGCCGGTGAGCGTCAGGCGCTTCATCATCACCTGCGCGAAGTTCACTTCGGCCTTGGAGCCTTGCAGAAAAGCAATGTTGACCAAGCGGCCTTCCATCGCCAACGCTTTGATATTGCGGGGGATATAGCTGTCGCCGACCATATCTAAGATAAGATTCATGCCGCCTTCGGATTTCACGACGTCGACGAAATCCTCTTCACGGTAGTTGATCGCGCGCTCAGCACCCAGCCCCGCGCAGGCTTTGCATTTCTCATCGGAGCCGGCAGTGGCAAACACCCGTGCGCCAAAGGCCCGCGCCAATTGGATCGCGGTCGTGCCGATGCCGGACGAACCACCGTGGACCAGAAACCGCTCTCCGGCCTGCAAGCCGCCCCGCATGAAGACATTCGACCAGACGGTAAAGAACGTCTCCGGCAGGCAGGCGGCCTCTTTCAAAGACATGCCGTTGGGCACCGGCAAAGCATGCGCCGCAGGGGTCGCGACATATTCGGCGTAGCCGCCGCCGGGCAAAAGCGCGCAAACGTGATCACCAATGCGCCAGTCGCTAACTGCTGCCCCCACGGCGACAACCTCCCCCGCGCCTTCGAGACCCGGAAGGTCCGATGCACCGGGCGGCGGGTTATAAAGCCCGGCACGTTGCAGCGCGTCAGGCCGGTTCACGCCAGCATAGGCCAATTTGATCACGATCTCGTCGGCTTTGGGTGTCGGCACAGGGCGCGTGCAGGGTTTGAGAACCTCCGGCCCGCCCACTTCGGAAATTTCGACCGCACGCATCATATCGGGCAAGCTCATTGAGACGCCCCTCCGGCATTTTGCGTTCCGTTTTGCGTACCGGGCACATCGTCGCGGCCCACACCCGCAGGCGCCTTGACCATCGACAAGACCGCATTGGGCAGCGCGAACATCGCAGCCAGCGCCTTATTGCCCCGCACTGTGGCTTTGGCTTTCTCGATCTGCATCACATCGTCGATGCGACGGTCAAGAAAGGCCTTGGTGTCGACGAATCCTTCGCTGTCATCGCCCAGCCAAAACAGCACGGTCGATGCGAACACACCCGATAGTGTCGCGCGTTTCGTGTACCAATTCACATCATTCGAACTGTCGCCCAAGGCAGTCCAGATCGCATCCGCCGTTTCCCACACCAGCTTTGTCCCTTCAGCCGCGTAGATCGGCAGGGAGAAAAGCGACATGCCGCGTCGCACCACTTCGCGATCCACCGATTGCAGCCGGATCCACACCGCGTGCGCAATCCGGTCGCGAAACCGCATTTCTGAGAGGTCCGCCGCTTCGAGCGCCGCCACCATCTCCCGGTCGCCACGTTTGTGATAGGCGGCTGCCAAATCGACCGATCCACGCGGGGCCGCGACCTTGGCCAAGCCTTCGGAGACCCCCGAATCAGCCACGGCGGATGTGAAGGTTTCCGGTCCCCAACCGTCAAAAACCACGTGAATCAGCGCTGCATCGAGCAGTTTTTCACGGGTCGGATCGGGATAAGCGGTGGTTGGCATGTCTTTGTCCTCCTTCAGAGTCTCGGGCATAGTAGACAAGCTAGGATGACTTTGCTATACGGCCAGCTCCTGCAATTTTTGCAAATCTAACTTAGGAAGGTGGTGACACCACATGCAGGTTAGCGTTCGTGACAACAACGTCGATCAGGCCCTCCGGGCTCTGAAGAAAAAACTTCAACGCGAAGGCGTTTTCCGCGAAATGAAGCTCAAGCAACATTTCGAGAAGCCGTCCGTGAAGAAAGCGCGCGAGAAGGCCGAGGCCGTCCGCCGTGCCCGCAAGCTGGCTCGTAAAAAAGCTCAGCGCGAAGGCATGCTCTAATTAGGGCGAGTTCGACGTTTCGAACGGTCCTTTTGGGACATTGAACAGATAGACCTCCCGACAGACCTCTGTCGGGAGGTTTTCTTTTGCCGAAAGGATACACGACACGAAAACGGGCGCGAGACACCGCGCCCGCTCCGTCAAAACCTACGCCTCAGATCAGCTTGTGAAATCGGTGATCACCGTCACCCCGTTCACATTGAAATTCGACATATCGTTATAGACATCAATGATCCCCGACAGGTTGGTCGTCGCGGTCACAAGATCACCTGGCTGCAGTTTTTTCGTCGCCACCTGGCTCAAGAGGTAGGGGAATTCGCTGCGCGGCATACCGAAAGAGCCGAGGAAGGAGACTTCATCCGCGATGATGCTGTTCACCGTGATCGGAATTTCGCCCTCTTTGCCCATCGGAGTCATACCGATCTGCACCGCGCGGCCCTTGCGCTGGACGCTTTTGAGCGAGCTTTGAAGCGTCGCATTGATCCCCAGCGCGTCGATGCTGACATGTGCGCCGCCGTGGGTGATCTCCTTGATCGCCTCGACCGGATCGGTGTCCTTGCTGTTGACCGCATGCACCGCGCCCATGCGCGTGGCGAAGTCGAGCTTGTCCTGCGCGATGTCCACGGCGATGACATTGGCGCCCGCCGCCGTCGCGATCTGAATCGCCGACAGGCCGACACCGCCCGCGCCATAGACCGCGACCCATTCGCCGGGCTTGACCTGACCGACGCTGAGCACGCCGTGATAGGCGGTCATGAAACGACAGCCCATACCAGCGGCCTGTTCAAACCCGACCTCTTCCGGCAGCGGAATAAGGTTGAAATCGGCGACCGGCACATGGGCATATTCCGCGAAGCCGCCATTGTAGGTGAACCCCGGCATGGTCTGATTGTCGCAAACGTTGGAATGACCTTCGAGACAATGATGACAGGTGCCATCGCCACAGGTAAAGGGCACGACCACCCGGTCACCCACCTTGACCTTGCGCACGTTCTTGCCCACGGCCTTCACGATACCGCTCATCTCATGCCCGCCGATCATCGGCAAAGGCGCGAGAAACCCGGTCCACTCGCCTTTCCAGCCATGCCAGTCGCTGCGGCAGATGCCACAGGCTTTCACCTCCACGATGGCTCCATCATCGGTCAGCTCAGGCTCAGGAACGTCCTTGATTTCAAGGGGTTCATTGAAGGCGGTCAGAACTGCTGCTTTCATTTTGCATATCCTTTCTTGCGTCGCATCCGCCCCCCCTTCTCTCAGGATTGGCCAGAAATTCGACAGCACAGGTTACACAAAATCTGCGGCGAAAATTTGCACCATTCCCATGGAGGGAAGACGGTTTATGCGATACAGATGGTGATCCTTTTTCTGCGCAGGACCACGTCGCGGCACATGCAAACAGGCACAACCTGTCTCAGTTCTGAGACAGGTTGTGCGATAGCATTCTAAGAGATTGAGACGTCGTCAGGCGCCGCCTTTTGTCAGATCAGTTCTTGCGGCGCGGCGTGGCATCGCCCCCGCGTGCGGGCGGCTTGCCGCCTTTGCGATGCGGTTTCTTGCCTGCCGGTTTGGAGCGATCGAATTTCGGCTTCTCGAACTTGGCCTTGGGCTTACCGGTCCCAGCCGGAGCTGCGCCACTTCCAGAGCCCCCGCCCACACGTGGTTTGCGCGCAGGCTTCGCGGGCGCATGAACCGCATCGTCGCGTTCCTTGCGTGGCTTTTTCTCATAGGGCTTCTTGGCGGCGGGCTTTTTGTCGAACGACCGCTGCGGACGCTCCTGCCCCTCGAGATACTCCTGCGAAGAGACATTCCCGCGCGGTTTGTCAAAGCGCTTCTTCGGCCCACCTTTACCGGGACGCCCCGCAGGGCTTTGACGCGGTGCAAAGGCCGGTGCGCCGGGCAGAGCCGTCACGGTGATCTCGTCTTCGAGCGACGCATCGGGACCGAGGTGATCCATGAAGCCCGTCAGAGCCGACTCTTTCAGCTCCACAAAGGTCTCATCGTCCTCCATGCGGATTTTGCCGATCTGGGCTTTCTCCAGATTGCCCGCCCGACACAAAAGCGGCAAAAGCCAGCGCGGCTCAGCGCGCTGGTTACGCCCGACAGATAGCGACACCCAGGCCGACGGGCCGAACTCGGCGCGCGGGTCTTGCGGGCGTTTCGCGGTGTGGACGTTCAACTCCTCAGGTGCGGACAGGCCCGCACGATAGAGACGCAGACAAGCGACCGCGATCTGTTCCGGGGAGAAACGGTCGTGGAGTTTTTCGGCGAATTGCAGCTCACCTTCCGTCAGCTCCGCCGCCCAAGCCGGATCGTCCATCAAACGGCTTTCATCTAGGGCGAGGATTTCTTCGGCAGTGGGCGCATATTTCCATTCCGCGTCGATCTTTGCCCATTTCAACAGGCGCGCCGCCTTTTTCGAAACGTTATCGGGCGCGATCAGCGCGGAGATGCCTTTGCGACCGGCACGACCCGTCCGACCGGAGCGGTGCAACAGGCCTTCGGTGTTGGTCGGCAGATCGGCGTGGATCACCAGTTCCAGATTGGGCAGGTCGATCCCGCGCGCGGCCACGTCGGTGGCGACACAAACACGCGCACGCCCATCGCGGAGCGCCTGCAACGCGTGGCTACGCTCGTCCTGCGACAGCTCACCCGAGAGGCTCACGACGGCAAAGCCACGGTTGGCGAAGCGCGCGGCCAGACGCGCCACGGCAGCACGCGTGTTGGCAAACACGATGGAAGTCTGGCTGTCGTGATAGCGCAGCAGGTTGATGATCGCGTGCTCGGAATCGCGCGGCGCACATTGGATCACCTGATAGGAGATGTCGCTGTGCTGTTCGCGCTCGCTGATTGTGGTCACACGCACGGCATCGCGTTGATAGGTCTTGGCAATTTCGGCGATGGATTTCGACACGGTGGCCGAGAACAACAGCGTGCGACGGTCCTCGGGCGCTTCGCCCAGCATGAATTCGAGATCCTCGCGGAAGCCCAAGTCCAACATCTCGTCGGCTTCATCCAGCACGATGGCGCGAATATCCGAGAGGTCCAGCGCACCGCGCGTGATGTGATCGCGCAAACGGCCCGGCGTGCCGACCACGATATGCGCGCCGCGCTCAAGGCTACGGCGTTCGGTGCGGGCATCCATACCGCCGATACAGGTCGAGATGCGCACGCCGGTTTTGCCGTAAAGCCACTCCAGCTCGCGGGCCACCTGCATCGCCAATTCGCGTGTCGGTGCGATGGCCAGAGCCAGCGGGCTTCCGGCATGATCGAACCGCTCCGCATCACCCAAAAGCGTCGGCGCAATGGCGAGACCAAAGCCCACGGTTTTGCCCGACCCCGTCTGGGCCGACACCAAAAGATCCGCCTCCGCAAGCTCGGGGGCGGTGACGGCGGTTTGCACGTCGGTAAGTGTGTCAAAACCGCGCTCGGCGAGCGCGTCGGAAAGGGGCGTCAGCATCAGGGGAAAATCCGTATGGGCGCCAAACACAGGCGCAAGATAGCGCCGTTTAGCGGGTTTGGGCGTGGGAGTCTACAGAAAGCCGCATTGGGAACAGCTCAGCAAAGCGTAGGAATGAGTATTTTCACCACGGAAAAGATCACAAGCGACCCCCGCCGAACATTAAGATTAATCAGGTTAAGGTTAATGCAAGGGAGTGCGCGCGCATTAAGAGGCGGTCAGGCCTCAGCGGCTTCGATCTCGGCCCATTCCTCATCCGTAAACACCCGAGAGCGCGACAGAAAGCAAGTGCCCCGCCCGGTATCCAGGGAAAATCCCGCGCCATGGCCGGGGCCTGCGTCCAGGATCATCTGGCTGTGGCGCCAAATCTCGAACAGGCTTTCGGAAATCCAAACCGGCGCGCCTGCGACTTCGCCCAGTTTGATGTCACGCGCGCCGATCATATAGTCGCCGTTTTTGTAACACATCGGCGAGGAGCCATCACAACAGCCCCCCGACTGCACGAACATCACAGGGCCGTGGTCCGCGACAATCTCGTCGAGAAGGCTGCGGGCGGCGTCTGTGATCGTCACACGGTTGAGGGGCATTGTGTCCGACTTTCAAAAGCGGGGCATATGCGCACCCAAGGGGGGAGGAGGTATGCGCATATGCCCCGGGATAAGCCCGGTCAGGATAATCCCTGAACTGGGCTTAGCGGAGGCTGGATTTAGAAGAAGCCCAGCTTGTTCGGGTTGTAGCTCACCAGCATGTTCTTGGTCTGCTGGTAGTGGTCGAGCATCATCTTGTGGTTCTCACGACCCACACCCGACTGTTTGTAGCCACCGAAGGCCGCATGCGCCGGGTAAGCGTGGTAGTTGTTCACCCAAACACGACCGGCCTGAATATGACGCCCGAAGCGGTAGCAGGTGTTCATATCGCGCGACCACACACCGGCGCCGAGGCCGTACATGGTGTCATTGGCGATATGGAGCGCTTCTTCTTCGTCCTTAAAGGTGGTCACGGAGACAACCGGGCCAAAGATTTCCTCTTGGAACACACGCATTTTGTTGTGGCCTTTGAGGATCGTCGGCTGGACATAGTAGCCGCCCGAAAGCTCGCCGTTGAAGCGGGCCGCATCACCGCCCACGAGAACTTCGGCGCCTTCTTCGCGACCGATGGTCAGGTAGGACAGGATTTTCTCCTGCTGCTCAGAGCTCGCCTGCGCGCCGACCATGGTTTCGATGTCACGCGGGTCACCCTGTTTGATGGCTTTCACGCGGGCGATACAGCGTTCGATGAACTCTTCGTAGATGTCTTCCTGAATGAGCGCACGGCTCGGGCAGGTGCAGACCTCGCCTTGGTTGAAGGCGAAGAGCACGAAACCTTCGACAGCCTTGTCGAGGAAGGCATCGTCTTCGCGCATCACGTCGGAGAAGAAGATGTTCGGGGATTTGCCGCCAAGCTCAAGCGTCACCGGAATGAGGTTTTCGGTGGCGTATTGCATGATCATGCGACCGGTTGCGGTCGAGCCGGTGAAGGCGATTTTCGCGATGCGCGGTGAACGGGCCAGCGGCGCCCCCACTTCGGCGCCATAGCCGTTGACGATGTTGAGCACACCATCGGGCAGCAGGTCGGCGATGAGTTCCATCATCACCATGATTGCAGCCGGGGTCTGTTCCGCCGGTTTCATCACGATGCAGTTGCCCGCGGCCAGAGCCGGCGCCAGTTTCCACGCCGCCATCAGGATGGAGAAGTTCCAAGGAATGATCTGCCCCACAACGCCCAGCGGCTCGTGGTAGTGATAGGCCACGGTGTCCGCGTCGATCTCGGACATCGAGCCTTCCTGACCGCGCAGCACGCCGGAGAAGTAGCGGAAATGGTCAACCGCCAAGGGAATGTCGGCGGCCATGGTTTCCCGAATCGGTTTACCGTTGTCCCAGGTCTCAGCGGTGGCGATGATTTCGAGATTCTCTTCGATACGGTCCGCGATTTTCAACAAAAGGTTGGAGCGTTCCGTCGCGCTGGTCAGGCCCCAAGCGGTTTTCGCAGCATGGGCGGCGTCCAGCGCCAATTCGATGTCAGCCGCATCAGAGCGCGCCACTTCACACACCGCTTCGCCGGTGATCGGCGTGGTGTTGTCGAAATAGCGACCATTGACGGGCGGGGTAAACTTGCCGCCGATGAAGTTGTCATAGCGGGATTTGAAAGGCGACGCGTATTTCGCGTTGGCTTCGGATTGTACGTTCATAGGGTCCTCCTCAAATGTTGGCATAACGTCCTCCACGTCAGCCTATGATCCGAAGGTGACCGCTCACTTAACTCGGGTCACCCCCGACTTTAGTAGACGCAGCGCAGCAATGTCTCACCTCTGAGACAGGTGCGTGTCAATTTTCGCCGTTTTCGCCGATCCCGAGCCGTTTCATCCGGCGATAGAGGGTTGCGCGCCCGATCCCAAGTTCGCGCGCCGCCGCAGACATATTGCCGCCCGCGCGCGCAATGGCCCGTTTAAGTGCTGCGCGTTCGGCGCGCTCGAGGGCGGAGACGGAACTGTCGCGGCCCAAAATATCAGAGGCCGGGCGCGGGTCGATCACGGTACCAAGCCCCAAACCATAGGCCCGACGCGCCGCCCGCGTCGCCCCGATCACGAGATCGTCCTGATCCACGGCCAAAAGCACAGCGCCCTCGGGGCGATCCTCTGGCCCCGCGATGATGCGGGCTTTGGGAAAGGCGGCACGGAAGGCCTCCGATTCGATCTGTTTCGCGGTTTGCGCCACGACGCCTGAAATCAGCCGGGCATAGGCCTCGGTCTGATCGGCGCGGCAGGACGACACATCCAGCGCCGCGATCAATTCGCCATCGGGTCCGAAAATCGGAGAATCCATACAGGACATCGCGGTGTTGCGGCTCATGAAATGCTCATCACGATGGATGATGAGATTGCGCCCTTCGGCGATACAGGTGCCGATGCCGTTGGTGCCCTCAGATTGTTCCGACCAATCGAACCCGGCCCAAAGGCCCCAGGCCTGAAACGTGTCGCTGTCGGCATCTTTCGAGCGCTGGTCCAAAATGACCCCGTCGCGATCCGTCATCAACACGGAACAGCCCGTGTTACCGACCATCTGGAACAGGTGATCGAGCTTTGGCGTGGCCAAATCCATGAAGCCTTCGAGCCGCGCGCGACGTTCCTGAATTTCGAGATCGGAGAATCGCTTTGGTTGCGGCGTGCGGGTCGGATCAAGCCCGTGTTTCTTCATCGAGCGTCGCCAACTGGCGGTCAGACGCGTCCCGACCGTGTCTGATTCGACGGCAGAAATGATGTGATCAGCGTGACTTGTGCGCATTTTTCACCGCCTCCTCCCAAACGCGGCTTGTGTTAGCCTTACCATAGGCAAACCCGCTTCGACAAATCCCGGATGCGTGAGCCATTCTGACAGGGGTCAAACCGGCAGAGCCGTGGTCTTGAACACCGTGCGCATGGCGAAAGACGACTGCATCGTCTGAACCCCCGGCAGGCGCACGAGCTGGCGATGCACTTCGGCGAAATGATCTGTGTCGGCGGCCACGACCTTGAGGATGTAGTCCGCCTTGCCCGCCATGAGATGACATTCCAATACGTCGGGCATGTTGCGCACGGCTTTCTCGAAAGCGGCCAAAATATCGTCTGCTTGGCTGGTCAGGGTCACCTCGACAAAGACGGTTGCCCGGCGATCGAGATGGCGCGGGTCCAGAAGCGCGACGTAATCGCGGATGATCCCTTCGGCCTCCAACCGTTGCACCCGGCGATGACAGGCGGAGCTCGACACATTGGCCTCCTGCGCCAGATCAGCGTTCGAAATCCGGCCTCTCACCTGCAAAATGCGCAAAATGCGGCGATCTGTGTCGTCGAGCTTGGTCATGTTGCGCACTTCTCCCAGCGATACGGTCATTTCGGCCATAATCTTTCACGTTTATTTTTTTCCGACAAGCGGCGCGGAAACTGAACTCGCCTGCGTACTATAGATGTGTCCCCGTTGCTGGTGTCCGCAAGGCGCCAGCAAGAAGGCCCGTTGGATCTCTCCAACGGGCCTTTCGTTTCCGTCATCAATGCAACTTACTTTTTGAGCGAGTCGCGGATCTCGATCAGGATATCAAGCTCGGACGGGCCGGCCGGCACCTCTGGCACAACCTCTTCCGGCTTCTCGGCCAAAGCTTTCACCTTGTTGACGTAGCGCACCAGCATGAAGACCACGAAGGCGATGATCAGAAAGTTGATCACGGCCATGATGAAGGAGCCATAGGCAAAAATCGACGCCCCCGCCTCGCGTGCAGCTTCCAAAGAGGTGCCCGGCGCCACATCGCCGGAGATCACGACAAAACGGTTGGTGAAATCGAGACCGCCGGTGAAAATGCCGATGATCGGGTTGATCAGATCGGCAACCATGGATTTGACAATCGCCGTAAACGCCGCACCGACGATGATGCCGACGGCCATGTCCATGACGTTGCCCTTGGCGATAAACGCCTTGAATTCTTTCAACATTTTACAGTGCCCCACACTATTCAGAGAAGATGCCGCACATGCGAGATACGGTCATGCACATTGCATAGCACACTGACGCACATGTGCAGCGGTTTTTTTGCGCTGCAAAAGCAATAGTTTGGGGCCAGATATACGCCACATCCGCCCCCCAAGGAGTTCAAAATGCCTCAGACCGTCACTCACCCGATCACCGCCCGCTGGCCCGCCCAAACCCCGGAAAAGCTGCAACTCTATTCTTATCCCACGCCCAATGGCGTAAAGGTCTCCGCCGCGCTTGAGGAAATGGGGCTGGACTACGAGGCGCACCTCGTGACGCTTGCGGACGCCGACGTCAAAAGCCCCGAATTTCTCGCCCTCAACCCGAACAACAAAATCCCCGCGATCATCGACCCGGACGGTCCCGATGGGACACAGATCGAACTGTTCGAAAGCGGCGCGATCCTGATTTATCTCGCTGAGAAAACCGGAAAATTCCTCTCGAAAGACCCGAAGACCCGCTATGAGACGATCCAGTGGCTGATGTTCCAGATGGGCGGCCTCGGGCCGATGTTCGGCCAACTCGGGTTCTTTTACAAATTCGCAGGCGCCAAGATAGAAGACCCCACCGCGCGCGATCGCTACATCAACGAGAGCAAACGGCTTTTGAATGTGCTCGAAGAGCGCCTTGAGGGCCGCGACTGGATCATGGGCGACTATTCCATCGCCGATATGGCCATCGCGCCCTGGCTCAACGCGTTGGAATTCTATGGCGCGAAGGATGTCGTGGGCTATCACGATCTTAAAAACGTACCGGCCTATGTCGAGCGGTTCTATGCGCGCCCCGCGGTGGCCAAGGCCATCAACATTCCGCCGCGTCCCGAGTAAGGCGATAGACCCATGCCCGTACAAAAATTTGGGTACGCGCAGAGTTATGTGAGTGCGCACCGATGACACGATTACCAACGGCCCCTTCGGCAAATGCATCCGCGACACAGCGCGTCACGGTGGCATTTGTCCTGATCGTCACAGTTTATTTTCTCGCGCAGATGGCTTTGCGGATGATCCTCGGTGGGGCGCTGGAAACCGATGAGGCGGAAATGCTGCTGATGACCCCCGGCTTGCGCTGGGGGTACGGGCCGCAATTGCCGCTTTACAATTGGTTGCAGACGGCCCTTTTTGCGGTCTTCGGAGAGACGCTTTTCGCCCTCTCTTTGCTTAAGAACCTGCTGCTTTGGCTCACATATATGTTCGTGTTCTTGGGCCTGCGGGCCTTTGTGCCAGCCCGGATCGCGGCTCTGAGCGCCCTGTCGCTGTTTCTCATTCCCGACATCGCCTGGGAAGCGCAACGTGCAACGACGCATTCCAATATGCTGCTTGCGACCATTGCCGCCAGCATCGCGGCCTGGCTTTGGGCATTGAAGACCGGACATTGGCGGGCTTGGGCGCTGCTGGGCCTCGCCATGGGATTGGGTGGCATCGCGAAATACAATTTCTGGGCCATCCCTGCGGGGCTGTTTCTGGCCTCTCTCACCTTGCCCCAATCGCGACGCAGGGTGTTGACGCCTCAGGCCCTTATCGCGCCGCTCATTACAGTCTTGATCGTGGCGGGGCCTTATCTTTGGATGATGAACAACCCCGATCTGTCTCTGTCTTCCGTTGGTAAAATTGCGATAGATCAGGAGGCGGATCACCTCATTCCGAAAGGTGTTTCCCTCTATCTTGAGGGGCTTGCCATCCTCTCGATCCTGCCCGCGCTTGTCGCGGTGGCGCTTAGGCTTGCCAGCCGCACATCTTCCACCCGGGTCGAAACGAATTGGGTCGTTTCTCTGTTTTTGCGCAGCTTTCTCTTTTTGGCCGTCACGGGAGGCATTGTCGTGTGGCTGGCGGATGTCGGCCATATCACCCCGCGTTGGCTTTTGCCCGTGGTTCTGCCTCTGGTGATCGGTGCGTTTCTTTGGCTGACGCCCCGCCTTTCGCACGGCGCCACCATCGGCTATCTCGTCACACTGGGCCTTTTCGCAGCACTGGTTTTCACCGGGTTGTCGATGGATCGCTACAAGGCCGGCGCACGGCGCGATCTCGATTTCATGCCGCTCGTCACGCAGATAGAGGGAATGGACCTGCCGCAAGGCACATTGATCGTCGCGGATTTTTACATCGGTGGCAATCTGGCGCGGATCAGACCGGATTGGACCATTCACCCCGATCTGCCCGCAAGCGCCCGTGAGGAGGCCGCGACAGACATTCTCCTCCTCGGTCGCCTTGTGACCTCCGATCCCGAACTAAAACAGCTGGCCGCCACTGTCGGTTGGCCGCTGGCGCAACAGGCCGAATATGATAAGGGGGAGAAGATTGAGCTTCCTTTCCATCATAGCGACCGCATGCTTTTGCTGCATATGCTGCGCGGGACGGCGAACTAAGAGACGATTGCGACCATGCGAACCGCCCAAGACCAAGTATCTTCCAACGCCTTCCTCTTCATTCTCCTCACCTATTTCGCCGTGCAAACCGTGTTGCGCACAGTGCTCGGAGGCACGTTCGAAAATGATGAGGCGGAGATGTTCGTTCTGGCTCAGGACTATCGCCTCGGCTATGGCCCCCAGACCCCGCTTTACAACTGGTTGCAGGCCCTGAGCTTCGATCTTTTCGGCCCGACCACATTCGCCATCGCCCTTCCGAAAAACATCCTGCTCTTCGCCACATATGCTCTGACATTCGACGGGTTTCGCCGTCTTTTGCCTGTCAGGGTCGCTATTCTGGTCACGCTGTCGCTGCTGCTGCTTCCGAATATCTCCTGGGAAGGGCAACGCGCCGGGTCTCACAGCATCGCCATGCTGGCCCTGATCGCGGCGACGATGAATGTGTTTGCACGGCGCCTGGAGGCCGCAGAAAAAGGCGAGCACAGGCTGTCTCATGCCGTCCTTCTCGGGATCGCGCTCGGACTTGGCGGGATCACGAAATACAATTTCTGGCTCTTCCCCCTGCCTTTGCTTCTGACGGCGGGGGGCTTCCCCGACCTCCGGCGCGCGTTCTGGCGCAGGGACCTGATGGTGACGGCCGCCATCGCCGCCGCCATTCTCGCCTTGCCCATGGGCTGGATTGTCACCCATGCGGAGATGGCCGCCTCGACCAGTGGCACATTGTATAAGCCCTCTGCCTTCGATGGCTTGCCGCCTCCGTTGATCGGCGTGGCCACCATGCTGTCCGAGGTTCTCGCCGGTCTGATCCTGCTTTTGCTCACCCTCATCGTGCTGCGCCTGCCCTTCGGGCGGCGCATGTTCGCCTTGGGCCCGGCCCCTCTGCTCTCGCGCTGGATGCTATGGTCCGGCCTCACCGGCCTCGTCGTCATTACGTTTCCCGTGATTGGCTGCGGCGTCACCGATGTTCAGGCCCGCTGGCTGATCCCCCTGCTGATCACGCTGGCCTTTGGTCTGATGACTTGGGTTGCCCCGACACTCAGCCCCCGCCTCTTGCGCAATGCCTTCCGCTACTCTGCCTGCCTCGCTCTTTTGATCATCGTCGCGATGGCAGACACACGTCTAAGGGGCGCCGGCAGCGATTCCCTCGACATCGAAACGCTGGCCGAGATCATCGAACAGGACCTGCCCGAAGGCGCCAAACCGCCCGCCGTGGTCAGTTTCAACTTTTACTATCCCGGCAATCTGAAATATCTGCGCCCGTCTTGGACCGCTTTGCCCGCTCAACCGGGGGGCACCATTCCCGAGGATCTGGACCGCATTGTCGTCGTCGGCATCGACAATCCGGCAGAGATCACACGCAAACTCGCGACCCACGATCTGATGCCGGAGGCGCCTGAACTGGGCCCCCTGAGCATGGCCACCCTGCCCTTCCGTTTCGAAGACCCGGAGGTTACACGAGACGTGCCCTATATCATCATCCCATTGAAAAACGGCGCCCAATAAGGCGCCGTTTTTTTGATCTCAAAAGCTTTGAAGCTTAGCCGCGCAAGGTCCCGCCGGTGGCTTTTTCGACCTTGGCGATGATCTTTTGCGACAGCGCGTCTAGGTCTTTTTCCTTCAGCGTCCCGTCTGTGGGCTGAATACGCACAGTGATCGCCAGAGACTTCTTGTCCTCGCCCAAAGAGCCACCGATGAACTCGTCAAAGATGCGCACATCTTCAATCAGCGCCTTGTCGGCGCC includes:
- a CDS encoding DUF779 domain-containing protein — protein: MPLNRVTITDAARSLLDEIVADHGPVMFVQSGGCCDGSSPMCYKNGDYMIGARDIKLGEVAGAPVWISESLFEIWRHSQMILDAGPGHGAGFSLDTGRGTCFLSRSRVFTDEEWAEIEAAEA
- a CDS encoding zinc-dependent alcohol dehydrogenase family protein, with amino-acid sequence MKAAVLTAFNEPLEIKDVPEPELTDDGAIVEVKACGICRSDWHGWKGEWTGFLAPLPMIGGHEMSGIVKAVGKNVRKVKVGDRVVVPFTCGDGTCHHCLEGHSNVCDNQTMPGFTYNGGFAEYAHVPVADFNLIPLPEEVGFEQAAGMGCRFMTAYHGVLSVGQVKPGEWVAVYGAGGVGLSAIQIATAAGANVIAVDIAQDKLDFATRMGAVHAVNSKDTDPVEAIKEITHGGAHVSIDALGINATLQSSLKSVQRKGRAVQIGMTPMGKEGEIPITVNSIIADEVSFLGSFGMPRSEFPYLLSQVATKKLQPGDLVTATTNLSGIIDVYNDMSNFNVNGVTVITDFTS
- a CDS encoding COQ9 family protein codes for the protein MPETLKEDKDMPTTAYPDPTREKLLDAALIHVVFDGWGPETFTSAVADSGVSEGLAKVAAPRGSVDLAAAYHKRGDREMVAALEAADLSEMRFRDRIAHAVWIRLQSVDREVVRRGMSLFSLPIYAAEGTKLVWETADAIWTALGDSSNDVNWYTKRATLSGVFASTVLFWLGDDSEGFVDTKAFLDRRIDDVMQIEKAKATVRGNKALAAMFALPNAVLSMVKAPAGVGRDDVPGTQNGTQNAGGASQ
- a CDS encoding NAD(P)H-quinone oxidoreductase, translating into MPDMMRAVEISEVGGPEVLKPCTRPVPTPKADEIVIKLAYAGVNRPDALQRAGLYNPPPGASDLPGLEGAGEVVAVGAAVSDWRIGDHVCALLPGGGYAEYVATPAAHALPVPNGMSLKEAACLPETFFTVWSNVFMRGGLQAGERFLVHGGSSGIGTTAIQLARAFGARVFATAGSDEKCKACAGLGAERAINYREEDFVDVVKSEGGMNLILDMVGDSYIPRNIKALAMEGRLVNIAFLQGSKAEVNFAQVMMKRLTLTGSTLRPQSDEAKAKIAAALLAKVWPLIEAGQVGPVMDSTYALEDAAKAHAHMESGAHIGKIVLEI
- the rpsU gene encoding 30S ribosomal protein S21, with amino-acid sequence MQVSVRDNNVDQALRALKKKLQREGVFREMKLKQHFEKPSVKKAREKAEAVRRARKLARKKAQREGML
- a CDS encoding DEAD/DEAH box helicase, giving the protein MLTPLSDALAERGFDTLTDVQTAVTAPELAEADLLVSAQTGSGKTVGFGLAIAPTLLGDAERFDHAGSPLALAIAPTRELAMQVARELEWLYGKTGVRISTCIGGMDARTERRSLERGAHIVVGTPGRLRDHITRGALDLSDIRAIVLDEADEMLDLGFREDLEFMLGEAPEDRRTLLFSATVSKSIAEIAKTYQRDAVRVTTISEREQHSDISYQVIQCAPRDSEHAIINLLRYHDSQTSIVFANTRAAVARLAARFANRGFAVVSLSGELSQDERSHALQALRDGRARVCVATDVAARGIDLPNLELVIHADLPTNTEGLLHRSGRTGRAGRKGISALIAPDNVSKKAARLLKWAKIDAEWKYAPTAEEILALDESRLMDDPAWAAELTEGELQFAEKLHDRFSPEQIAVACLRLYRAGLSAPEELNVHTAKRPQDPRAEFGPSAWVSLSVGRNQRAEPRWLLPLLCRAGNLEKAQIGKIRMEDDETFVELKESALTGFMDHLGPDASLEDEITVTALPGAPAFAPRQSPAGRPGKGGPKKRFDKPRGNVSSQEYLEGQERPQRSFDKKPAAKKPYEKKPRKERDDAVHAPAKPARKPRVGGGSGSGAAPAGTGKPKAKFEKPKFDRSKPAGKKPHRKGGKPPARGGDATPRRKN